The following coding sequences are from one Chroogloeocystis siderophila 5.2 s.c.1 window:
- a CDS encoding DUF5132 domain-containing protein: MSSQDLEIEATEVIKGLTAVILAPMIFPAATLVSHPLTQSVLKESIILAEKVQEKTAQIEEILDDLVAEARAELVTRREAGTSSENSAFKQNKSGASEYIIDVFTEFNAQVKEMTNGVADLRLLLPLGLSAIALRQLLTKGLQIEEIPWYVLAWYAFDSFTKLNETPTPRSLE; this comes from the coding sequence ATGTCATCACAAGACTTAGAAATTGAAGCAACCGAAGTTATTAAAGGTTTAACCGCAGTTATTCTCGCGCCTATGATCTTTCCTGCTGCAACACTAGTGAGCCATCCTTTAACTCAATCGGTTCTGAAAGAAAGCATAATTTTAGCAGAAAAAGTCCAGGAAAAAACGGCACAAATAGAAGAGATACTAGACGATTTAGTCGCGGAAGCAAGAGCAGAATTAGTGACTCGACGCGAAGCTGGAACAAGTTCGGAGAACAGCGCATTTAAGCAAAATAAATCAGGGGCTAGTGAGTATATTATTGATGTCTTTACTGAGTTCAACGCGCAAGTAAAAGAAATGACAAATGGTGTTGCTGATTTACGATTATTACTACCCCTAGGACTCAGCGCGATCGCATTACGCCAACTCCTCACAAAAGGCTTACAAATTGAAGAAATTCCTTGGTACGTCTTAGCCTGGTATGCCTTCGATAGTTTCACAAAACTCAACGAAACGCCAACACCGCGATCGCTAGAATAA
- a CDS encoding cation-translocating P-type ATPase yields MVIQAIHTAVPGRARYRVEKLYRCTELKQHLEFYLSQRSGIVSANANILTGNILVRFELALSTDEVEELIIEIVQTYNPHAVTLQKLSSNSQKIFDWYALDIDAVLAELQTSDTGLTQVVANQNLQKYGTNTLPETATRSEWSMLLEQFQSLPVGLLCIAAGLSVVTGGVADALVIMGVVGINAAIGYVTESQSEKIIHSLKSRDRPLTFVLRDRQIVEISTAEVVPGDILVLKAGNYVAADARLIVTEDLSIDESALTGESLPVSKSTASLIAADISLGDRINMAYKGTLVLGGQGLGVVVATGKFTEIGKLQAMIGETPIQTTPLARQLDEVGSQLVMLASGICALVFAAGWLRGYGLLQMLKTSISLAVAAVPEGLPTIATTILALGIQEMRKHKVLVRSLNAVEALGAVQKICLDKTGTITKNQMSVVEIHTDTKLISLVNGHFDVADAGTLKLIQIAVLCNESAVMRDDNGEYVVTGSATENALVYMAIAAGVDVLALREQYPLIETQPRAENRNYMMTQHQHYQQTLLAVKGSPVEVLDLCRWRLNDGERVPLTNAQRLAIALENDRMAGKALRVLGVAYGYDSTELIWLGLIGMADPVRHGVKELIAQFHQAGIDTVMITGDQSPTAYAIGKELQLSRNDQIQILDAQDLVNINREALQALCDKVDIFARISPANKLQIVQALQAVGKVVAMTGDGINDAPALKAANVGVAMGKAGTDAAREVADIILEDNNLETMIVAVSQGRTIYNNIRKAVHFLLATNLSEIIVMAIATAGGFGQPLNALQLLWLNLVTDIFPALALALEPAEPDILQKPPRSPDEPIVKASDFQRMLFESTTLSGSTLAAYAYGIARYGIGTQASTIAFMSLTLGQLLHSLSCRTERSIFDDIPTNHYLNLALGGSLTLQFLVLAPGLRNLLKLTPLDGWDLLVIASSALFPLVVNESTKNQGTQQ; encoded by the coding sequence ATGGTGATTCAAGCAATACACACCGCAGTTCCAGGCAGAGCAAGATATCGTGTTGAAAAGCTTTATCGCTGTACAGAACTCAAACAGCATCTAGAATTTTATTTATCTCAGCGATCGGGCATCGTTAGTGCTAATGCAAACATTTTAACAGGTAACATTTTAGTTCGGTTTGAATTAGCTCTCAGCACTGATGAGGTAGAAGAATTAATCATAGAAATTGTCCAAACTTACAACCCACACGCCGTAACTCTTCAAAAATTAAGTAGCAACTCACAGAAAATTTTCGATTGGTATGCACTCGACATCGATGCTGTTTTAGCAGAGTTGCAAACATCAGACACTGGATTAACTCAGGTAGTTGCAAACCAAAATTTACAAAAGTACGGCACAAACACGTTACCAGAAACCGCAACCCGCTCAGAGTGGAGTATGCTGCTTGAGCAGTTTCAATCGTTACCCGTGGGATTACTGTGTATTGCAGCTGGGTTATCAGTTGTGACGGGGGGTGTTGCAGACGCGCTGGTCATTATGGGTGTTGTCGGGATTAACGCCGCAATTGGTTATGTTACCGAAAGCCAGTCGGAAAAAATTATTCATTCGCTCAAAAGCCGAGATCGCCCGTTAACTTTTGTCTTACGCGATCGCCAAATCGTCGAAATTAGCACTGCCGAAGTTGTTCCAGGAGACATTTTAGTTCTCAAAGCGGGAAATTACGTTGCGGCTGACGCGCGACTGATTGTAACAGAAGATCTAAGTATTGATGAATCTGCACTCACCGGCGAAAGCTTACCCGTTAGCAAAAGCACCGCATCACTCATTGCTGCTGATATTTCCTTAGGCGATCGCATCAACATGGCTTACAAAGGAACGTTAGTGCTTGGGGGACAAGGTTTAGGAGTCGTTGTGGCGACAGGCAAGTTTACCGAAATCGGTAAACTTCAGGCGATGATCGGTGAAACTCCAATTCAAACAACGCCTTTAGCGCGACAACTTGATGAAGTTGGTTCGCAACTTGTCATGCTTGCCAGTGGAATTTGCGCCCTCGTCTTTGCTGCGGGATGGCTGCGCGGCTACGGTTTGCTACAAATGCTCAAAACGTCAATATCACTCGCTGTCGCGGCTGTTCCTGAAGGTTTACCGACGATCGCAACGACAATTTTGGCGCTAGGTATTCAAGAGATGCGCAAGCATAAAGTTCTTGTGCGCAGTTTGAATGCGGTTGAAGCTTTGGGGGCAGTGCAAAAAATCTGCCTTGATAAAACTGGGACAATTACGAAAAACCAAATGTCCGTTGTCGAGATTCACACCGACACAAAATTGATTTCTTTGGTAAATGGACATTTTGATGTAGCAGATGCTGGCACGCTTAAACTGATTCAGATCGCAGTTTTATGTAATGAAAGCGCCGTCATGCGCGATGACAATGGCGAATATGTCGTCACCGGTTCAGCCACCGAGAATGCTTTAGTTTATATGGCGATCGCTGCTGGTGTTGATGTTTTAGCACTCCGCGAACAGTATCCCTTAATTGAAACTCAGCCGCGTGCAGAAAATCGCAATTATATGATGACGCAACATCAGCATTATCAACAGACCCTACTTGCGGTTAAAGGTAGCCCTGTAGAAGTTCTTGATTTGTGTCGTTGGCGGCTAAATGATGGCGAACGAGTGCCACTTACTAATGCACAACGACTGGCGATCGCGCTAGAAAATGATCGCATGGCGGGTAAAGCTTTACGCGTGCTAGGAGTTGCTTACGGGTACGACAGTACTGAGTTAATCTGGTTAGGGTTAATCGGTATGGCAGATCCGGTACGTCATGGTGTTAAAGAGTTAATTGCGCAATTTCATCAAGCAGGAATTGATACAGTCATGATTACTGGCGATCAAAGTCCCACAGCTTACGCCATTGGTAAAGAATTACAGTTAAGTCGCAACGACCAAATCCAAATTTTGGATGCGCAAGATTTAGTGAATATTAACCGCGAGGCGTTGCAAGCTTTGTGCGATAAAGTGGATATATTTGCGCGCATTAGCCCCGCCAATAAACTGCAAATTGTGCAAGCGCTACAAGCAGTAGGCAAAGTTGTGGCGATGACAGGTGATGGAATTAATGATGCACCTGCTTTAAAAGCTGCGAATGTCGGCGTTGCGATGGGAAAAGCTGGAACCGATGCGGCGCGAGAAGTTGCAGATATTATCTTAGAAGACAACAATCTCGAAACAATGATTGTTGCGGTGAGTCAAGGGCGGACAATTTACAACAATATTCGCAAAGCCGTACATTTTTTGCTCGCGACAAACCTCAGCGAAATTATCGTTATGGCGATCGCAACAGCGGGAGGTTTTGGACAACCTTTAAATGCACTGCAACTCTTATGGCTCAATTTAGTCACAGATATCTTTCCCGCACTTGCTTTGGCGCTAGAACCTGCGGAACCTGATATTTTACAAAAACCGCCACGTAGCCCTGATGAGCCAATTGTTAAAGCATCCGATTTTCAAAGAATGCTGTTTGAATCGACAACATTATCTGGTAGTACTCTAGCCGCTTATGCCTACGGAATTGCTCGTTATGGTATCGGAACACAGGCAAGTACGATCGCTTTTATGAGCTTAACGCTAGGACAACTTTTGCACTCGCTCAGTTGCCGTACTGAACGTAGCATCTTTGATGACATCCCAACAAATCATTATCTTAATCTAGCGTTAGGCGGCTCGCTGACTTTACAGTTCCTTGTGTTAGCCCCTGGATTGCGCAATTTGTTAAAACTTACACCGTTGGATGGCTGGGATTTACTCGTTATCGCCAGTAGTGCGCTGTTTCCTTTAGTTGTTAATGAAAGTACAAAGAATCAGGGTACACAGCAATGA
- a CDS encoding DNA cytosine methyltransferase — protein MYTQLDLFEVPTSYTASELQASTTTIATVIELFAGAGGLALGLENAGLEAKALIEIDKDAVATLRHNRPNWNVIHADVSQISFDDMRADVVTGGFPCQAFSYAGKGLGLDDIRGTLFYEFARCVKEVKPKLFLAENVRGLISHQKGKTLSTVLAVFKSLGYNVQYRLLNAVNYDVPQKRERVIIIGTLPGIYFRYPAPSTKILTLRDALKNVPPSEGVKYSPKKAAILALVPPGGCWRDLPEDIQKSYMMKSYYLSGGRTGMARRIAWDEPSLTLTTSPSQKQTERCHPDETRPFTVREYARIQTFPDDWEFVGGISSKYQQIGNAVPVNFAYHLGRAVMSALANQPN, from the coding sequence ATGTATACTCAGCTAGATCTATTTGAAGTTCCAACTTCGTATACGGCTTCCGAACTTCAAGCGTCAACGACAACGATAGCTACTGTGATCGAGCTTTTTGCAGGGGCTGGTGGATTAGCACTTGGGCTAGAAAACGCAGGGCTAGAAGCTAAAGCATTAATTGAAATTGACAAAGATGCGGTAGCAACACTGCGACACAACCGTCCCAACTGGAATGTCATTCATGCGGATGTATCCCAAATTTCTTTTGACGATATGCGTGCAGATGTTGTAACAGGGGGGTTTCCGTGTCAAGCTTTCAGCTATGCAGGTAAAGGCTTGGGTCTTGATGATATTCGCGGTACTCTCTTTTACGAATTTGCCCGTTGTGTTAAAGAGGTAAAGCCCAAACTATTTTTAGCTGAGAATGTTAGAGGCTTGATTAGTCACCAAAAGGGAAAAACGCTCTCAACTGTTCTCGCTGTTTTTAAATCTTTAGGATATAACGTTCAGTACCGTCTACTGAATGCAGTTAATTATGACGTACCACAAAAGCGAGAACGAGTTATTATCATTGGAACACTTCCAGGAATTTACTTCCGATATCCTGCTCCATCAACAAAAATTTTGACATTAAGGGATGCGCTCAAAAATGTTCCACCATCAGAAGGCGTGAAGTATAGCCCTAAGAAAGCTGCTATTTTAGCACTTGTACCTCCTGGAGGTTGCTGGCGAGATTTGCCAGAGGACATTCAAAAAAGCTATATGATGAAAAGCTATTATCTTTCTGGTGGAAGAACAGGGATGGCACGTCGAATCGCTTGGGATGAACCAAGTTTAACTTTGACAACTTCACCTTCACAAAAACAGACAGAACGCTGTCACCCTGATGAAACTCGCCCGTTTACTGTACGAGAATACGCGAGAATTCAAACCTTTCCGGACGATTGGGAATTTGTTGGTGGTATAAGTTCAAAATATCAGCAGATCGGTAATGCCGTACCTGTAAATTTCGCTTACCATTTAGGGAGAGCAGTTATGAGCGCTTTAGCAAATCAACCAAATTGA
- the dprA gene encoding DNA-processing protein DprA, with amino-acid sequence MLAERAYWLAWSQITGIGPVLLQRLQQHFGTLAAAWQAPENKLQQVEGFGVQTIAAVRVARSQLHPEQVLREHQQQNQHFWTPVDTDYPRLLLEIPSPPAVLYYRGAVDLQENLGQKPLVSIVGTRNPSEYGKRWTRKISTTLAKNGFTIVSGLADGIDTEAHHGCLAAGGRTIAVLGTGVDVVYPSRNQDLYQQILTQGLVVSEYPAKTPPDRAHFPRRNRIIAGLTRAVLVLEAPTRSGALITAHFANEFCRDVYVLPGSLDNPRSLGCLELLHKGAEVILGEDQLLEMLGTIPQIDSTPTVAAPELAPELAKVLQAIATESMPFDLIVQQTGYSASTVSSALLQLELVGLVTQLPGMRYQRC; translated from the coding sequence TTGCTAGCGGAACGTGCTTATTGGCTTGCTTGGTCACAAATTACCGGAATTGGTCCAGTTTTATTGCAGCGATTGCAACAACATTTTGGGACTTTAGCCGCAGCATGGCAAGCGCCAGAAAATAAGTTGCAGCAAGTTGAAGGATTTGGCGTTCAGACGATCGCCGCAGTCAGAGTAGCGCGATCGCAGTTACACCCCGAACAGGTTCTACGCGAACACCAACAACAAAATCAGCATTTCTGGACACCTGTAGACACTGATTATCCCCGCTTGCTCTTAGAAATTCCTAGCCCACCAGCAGTACTCTACTATCGTGGTGCAGTCGATCTCCAAGAAAATCTTGGGCAAAAACCGCTTGTGAGTATCGTTGGTACACGCAATCCTTCAGAATATGGCAAGCGTTGGACGCGCAAAATTAGCACGACTTTAGCAAAAAATGGTTTTACCATCGTTTCAGGCTTAGCCGATGGAATTGATACCGAAGCCCATCACGGTTGTTTAGCCGCAGGTGGGAGAACAATTGCGGTACTCGGTACTGGTGTCGATGTTGTCTATCCATCACGCAATCAGGATCTTTACCAACAAATTCTCACTCAAGGGTTAGTTGTTAGCGAGTATCCCGCCAAGACACCACCAGATCGCGCGCACTTTCCGCGCCGCAATCGCATTATTGCCGGTTTGACGCGGGCGGTACTTGTGCTAGAAGCGCCAACACGTTCGGGTGCATTAATTACCGCGCATTTTGCGAATGAATTTTGTCGTGATGTTTATGTGTTACCAGGATCTTTAGATAATCCGCGATCGCTTGGCTGTTTGGAATTATTGCATAAAGGCGCTGAAGTGATTTTAGGCGAAGATCAGTTACTAGAGATGTTAGGCACAATACCGCAAATCGATTCAACACCGACGGTCGCCGCACCTGAATTAGCACCAGAGTTGGCAAAAGTTTTGCAGGCGATCGCAACTGAATCAATGCCATTCGACTTGATTGTGCAGCAAACGGGTTACTCCGCAAGCACGGTTTCAAGTGCGCTACTACAGTTAGAACTTGTAGGGTTAGTCACTCAACTACCAGGAATGCGCTATCAGCGATGTTAG